AGATATAAAATACCCATTTGGCTTTTCGCTTATCCTCAAAAGTGTGGTTATCCTTTGATctctcccctatatatatatatatatatatattagaaaactAATGAACAGTAATTACCAAATTGGTTCCACTTGATATAATTACCAAATTGGTTCCACTTGATATAAAAACATCGCTTTTAATGGATAAATATACTTTGCTTCCTTATTATAACAAAATGCGTGTTTAGACGAGTCATTATCAAGCTTTTTACATAATTATCCAAGTTCATATCTTGGGGTCTACtttcttttttaaaaactaataagaagtaGAACACCGGTTTCAATTCTTGGCTATGCCAAATAGTTTAAAAAAGAAGTGTGATTAGAGGGTGCACagaatgcgcaattcacccggtactagGTCTTTCGTTTCGGGGCTTGATTACTCGAGATTTTTCCTTTTATAAAGGAACCAATGTACTCATTCATAGGAAGATTTACTCGCTTTCCAAAAAATTGTTATGGTAATTAGTCCCACTAGGCGGCTTGCCCAATTACTTTCTATTAACAAAGACaaaaaataaacataaataaacatGGGTGGAGAATTCTCTCTACTCgtgaaacgacttctcttctagtttagggtagaggaaggattgtctacatcttacctcccccatacctcgcatgcgcgggattgggtattgttgttgttgtaaataAACATAATAAATTATAGTACATATAATAATAAGTGTGGCCTCGGAGTGGGAAATTTATCCGCATTTAAGGCACACTTGATGTGGGCAAAGAATCTACAATTCGCACAATGATATAACCAATCGAACTGTCGTATGTAACGTTGGCAAAAGTTGCAAAAATACGAATAGTTAAAGAAATTGTCGGGAAGCGAATACACAAGAGCAAGCGGATGTTGAGGATGATGAGTATCTAGATGGATAGTTGGGGCAAATGGGCACACGTTTTATGGATCCAAAAGTCACAATCATCACAATGATACAAATTGTCTTTTTCTTCGGTCTGACAAGCATCACAACGGAACGTAGCAGATCGTAACTGTAGGGTTAAAGTGTGTTGTGGGTGGTGACCTTCGTGTTTAAACTTGATTGAAGCTTCCTCCTTGAGCGCAACGGCAACAGCCTCATCAGCAATAGCAGCAACAACACATTTTATGCATGCATCAAAGTCACAAGGGTCACAGCGGTAGGTAAATCCTTTAAATAGATGTTTATTATTACACACTTCACAACTCCAAAAGGTACGAAGATTTGTGTGTGTAAGTGCAAGAGCATGAAAGGGATGGAAATGGTGAGTGAAAGTGGATGGTAGTTGTGCACATGTTTTGTGCCAAAAGTAATTGCAGGGGATGCAACCGTATGCGGGTTCACCCAAGGATATTGATACGGGTTCTTGACATCCATCACAGTTGATGACATCAGCATCAATGCCTTCAACTGTGTCCCA
This genomic window from Rutidosis leptorrhynchoides isolate AG116_Rl617_1_P2 chromosome 2, CSIRO_AGI_Rlap_v1, whole genome shotgun sequence contains:
- the LOC139888464 gene encoding protein VACUOLELESS GAMETOPHYTES-like: MEEIDHLSHKQHPLKLIENWDTVEGIDADVINCDGCQEPVSISLGEPAYGCIPCNYFWHKTCAQLPSTFTHHFHPFHALALTHTNLRTFWSCEVCNNKHLFKGFTYRCDPCDFDACIKCVVAAIADEAVAVALKEEASIKFKHEGHHPQHTLTLQLRSATFRCDACQTEEKDNLYHCDDCDFWIHKTCAHLPQLSI